One Candidatus Limnocylindrales bacterium genomic region harbors:
- the dinB gene encoding DNA polymerase IV: protein MAVILHADMDAFYASVEQRDDARLCGKPVIVGGLGKRGVVCAASYEARPFGVRSAMPMVQARRLCPHAEFLTPRMSHYASIAADVRDVFYRFTPLVEPLSLDEAYLDVTGSLRLFGGVHAIVDRLRAEMRNELGLAVSVGGGPGKLVAKIASARAKPDGALIVESAAANDFLRPLGIGEIWGVGPATERRLHSLGIATIGQLADYDSARIERELGSWGPTLQALARGDDLRTVEADRSRVSCGEENTFPEDVSDEELIEAVLLSHSESVARHLRREGRAGRTISVKWRCSGPGVDWKLFTRSKTLDAATDDGPTITAAAIGLWRAAAVRQPIRLIGVQLSNLDGARPAQLGLFRSDDEERRDRLNEAMDDLIARFGPGSVRRGGARDD, encoded by the coding sequence GTGGCCGTCATCCTTCATGCCGACATGGATGCGTTCTACGCGTCGGTCGAGCAGCGCGATGACGCGAGGCTTTGCGGAAAGCCCGTCATCGTCGGCGGGCTCGGCAAGCGCGGCGTGGTCTGCGCGGCATCCTACGAAGCGCGTCCGTTCGGCGTACGTTCCGCGATGCCGATGGTCCAGGCGCGACGGCTCTGCCCGCACGCCGAGTTTCTCACCCCGCGCATGTCGCACTACGCATCGATCGCCGCCGACGTACGCGACGTGTTCTATCGCTTCACGCCGCTGGTCGAGCCGCTGTCGCTCGACGAGGCCTATCTCGACGTGACCGGATCGTTGCGGCTGTTCGGCGGCGTGCACGCGATCGTCGATCGCCTTCGCGCCGAGATGCGAAACGAGCTCGGGCTTGCCGTCTCGGTCGGCGGCGGGCCCGGCAAGCTCGTCGCGAAGATTGCATCGGCGCGTGCCAAGCCGGACGGCGCGCTGATCGTCGAATCGGCGGCCGCCAACGATTTCCTGCGTCCGCTCGGGATCGGCGAAATCTGGGGCGTCGGTCCGGCAACCGAACGTCGCCTGCATTCTCTCGGCATCGCCACGATCGGCCAGCTTGCCGACTACGACTCCGCACGCATCGAGCGCGAGCTCGGCTCGTGGGGGCCGACGCTGCAGGCGCTTGCGCGCGGAGACGACCTTCGCACCGTCGAAGCCGATCGCAGCCGCGTCTCGTGCGGCGAAGAGAATACGTTTCCCGAAGACGTCTCGGACGAGGAGCTGATCGAGGCCGTGCTGCTGTCGCACAGCGAAAGCGTTGCGCGCCATCTTCGCCGCGAGGGCAGGGCGGGCCGCACGATCTCGGTCAAATGGCGATGCTCCGGTCCCGGCGTCGACTGGAAGCTGTTCACGCGATCGAAGACGCTCGACGCCGCGACCGACGACGGACCGACGATCACGGCTGCGGCCATCGGCCTGTGGCGTGCGGCCGCTGTGCGCCAGCCGATCCGGCTGATCGGTGTGCAGCTCTCCAACCTCGACGGTGCACGTCCCGCCCAGCTCGGCCTGTTCCGCTCCGACGACGAAGAGCGCCGCGACCGGCTCAACGAGGCGATGGATGATCTGATCGCGCGCTTCGGGCCCGGATCGGTGCGCCGCGGCGGCGCTCGCGACGACTGA
- a CDS encoding aldo/keto reductase: MGSEKTGRRDFLKQAGLFSGLLGLDSLLKYRTQYFLIPSAPTEATSPRPEWTGSTVKSYRPLGTTGWQMSDISFGTAHVRDPDVVRIAIDRGVNYFDTSPDYSDNDSERVVGEGIRGRRDKVFLVSKFCTPAGHLPANSRVEDIIAAVEASLGRLGTDYLDLCHIHACNELERLMAPTFHEAFDKLKEQGKVRFLGVSSHTPELETVMNQAVDSGRFHVIMVAYNFNNWPDLSNIIGKARAKGVGFVAMKTLKGAYHTVLSDFTPDERNSFTQAAFKWVQSNPDVSGLVVSISKVSHLDEYLFASGQPVAPKDLAVLERYDQLVTRQYCRPGCGECLDSCPAGLPIDDVLRYSMYFEGYGSERVAMAKYARLGADRQASVCAGCAAPCQAACPFEIPIKKQMTRAHRLLS, from the coding sequence ATGGGTTCCGAGAAGACCGGCCGCCGCGACTTTCTGAAGCAGGCCGGTCTTTTCTCGGGCCTGCTCGGGCTCGATTCTCTTCTCAAGTACCGCACCCAGTATTTCCTGATTCCCTCCGCTCCGACCGAGGCAACATCGCCGCGACCGGAGTGGACAGGCTCGACCGTAAAGTCGTACCGGCCGCTCGGCACGACCGGCTGGCAAATGTCGGATATCTCGTTCGGTACCGCGCACGTGCGCGATCCGGACGTCGTGCGCATCGCGATCGACCGCGGCGTCAACTACTTCGACACGTCGCCGGACTATTCGGATAACGACTCGGAGCGGGTCGTCGGCGAGGGGATTCGCGGGCGCCGCGACAAGGTGTTCCTCGTCTCGAAATTCTGTACGCCGGCCGGCCACCTGCCGGCCAACTCCAGGGTCGAAGACATCATCGCGGCGGTCGAAGCGAGCCTCGGCCGGCTCGGCACCGACTATCTGGACCTGTGCCACATCCACGCGTGCAACGAGCTCGAGCGCCTGATGGCGCCGACGTTCCACGAGGCATTCGACAAGCTGAAGGAGCAGGGCAAGGTCCGCTTCCTCGGCGTCTCCAGCCACACGCCCGAGCTCGAGACCGTGATGAACCAGGCCGTGGACAGCGGGCGCTTCCACGTGATCATGGTCGCCTACAACTTCAACAACTGGCCTGACCTGTCCAATATCATTGGGAAAGCCCGCGCGAAGGGTGTCGGTTTCGTGGCCATGAAGACGCTCAAGGGCGCCTACCACACGGTGCTCTCCGACTTCACGCCCGACGAACGCAACAGCTTTACGCAGGCCGCGTTCAAGTGGGTCCAGTCGAACCCCGACGTCTCGGGTCTGGTCGTGTCGATTTCGAAGGTCTCGCATCTGGACGAGTACCTGTTCGCATCCGGCCAGCCGGTCGCGCCGAAAGACCTGGCCGTGCTCGAGCGCTACGACCAGCTCGTCACGCGCCAGTACTGCCGGCCGGGATGCGGCGAGTGCCTCGATTCGTGTCCCGCCGGCCTGCCGATCGACGACGTGCTGCGCTACTCGATGTACTTCGAGGGCTATGGCAGCGAGCGCGTCGCGATGGCCAAATACGCCCGGCTCGGCGCCGATCGCCAGGCGTCCGTCTGTGCCGGCTGCGCGGCGCCATGCCAGGCGGCATGCCCGTTCGAGATCCCGATCAAGAAACAGATGACGCGCGCGCATCGCCTGCTCTCCTGA
- the cysS gene encoding cysteine--tRNA ligase, with the protein MALVLYNTRTRREEPFVPLVAGKISMYVCGITVYDRCHVGHARSLVFFDAMVRYLRWRGYDVHFVRNITDIDDKIINRANERGEDWKALADRFIGEMHRDVAALGCAQPDLEPRATDHIAEMLELTKALESRGLAYDAGGGDMYFAVENFKKYGALSGRNLDDLLSGARVDIDERKKSPMDFALWKSAKPGEPSWPSPWGPGRPGWHLECSAMSVRYLGPTFDIHGGGEDLIFPHHENELAQSCGGYESDFVRYWVHHAFVRIDQEKMSKSLGNVFAIEDVLKEVEAEGLRLHLLSVHYRSPLDFSPAGIAESTKALVRAYETLARVEDAGIAIPAYGHESPEVAPLVEAMDADLNSARAVALLFDSVRDANRALDAGDAASAARSAGVVRAVGSAMGLFASRPAEFLERYNARGASRAGLDADAIEVLIAERNAARKSRDFARADAVRKELLDQGIVLEDGAGGTTWRRA; encoded by the coding sequence GTGGCACTCGTCCTCTACAACACGCGCACGCGGCGCGAGGAGCCTTTCGTGCCCCTCGTGGCCGGAAAGATCTCGATGTACGTCTGCGGCATCACGGTCTATGACCGCTGCCATGTCGGCCACGCGCGTTCGCTCGTGTTCTTCGATGCGATGGTGCGCTACCTGCGGTGGCGCGGCTACGACGTGCACTTCGTGCGCAACATCACCGACATCGACGACAAGATCATCAACCGGGCGAACGAGCGCGGCGAGGACTGGAAGGCGCTGGCCGACCGTTTCATCGGCGAGATGCATCGCGACGTGGCGGCGCTCGGATGCGCGCAGCCGGACCTCGAGCCGCGCGCGACCGATCACATCGCCGAGATGCTCGAGCTGACGAAAGCGCTCGAAAGCCGCGGTCTCGCATACGATGCCGGCGGCGGCGACATGTATTTCGCCGTGGAAAATTTCAAAAAATACGGCGCGCTGTCGGGCCGCAACCTCGATGACCTGCTGTCGGGGGCGCGCGTCGACATCGACGAGCGCAAAAAGAGCCCGATGGATTTCGCGCTGTGGAAATCGGCGAAACCCGGCGAACCGTCGTGGCCGAGCCCGTGGGGACCCGGCCGGCCGGGCTGGCACCTGGAATGCTCGGCAATGAGCGTGCGCTATCTCGGACCCACGTTCGACATCCACGGCGGCGGCGAGGACCTGATCTTCCCGCATCACGAGAACGAGCTTGCGCAGTCGTGCGGAGGCTACGAATCCGACTTCGTCCGTTACTGGGTGCACCACGCGTTCGTGCGCATCGACCAGGAGAAGATGTCGAAGTCGCTCGGCAACGTCTTCGCGATCGAAGACGTGCTGAAGGAAGTCGAAGCCGAAGGTCTTCGCCTTCATCTGCTGTCGGTGCACTACCGCAGTCCGCTCGACTTCAGCCCGGCGGGAATCGCCGAATCGACCAAGGCGCTCGTCCGTGCGTACGAGACGCTCGCGCGCGTCGAGGACGCCGGGATCGCGATACCGGCGTACGGTCACGAAAGCCCGGAGGTTGCGCCGCTCGTCGAGGCCATGGACGCCGACCTCAACAGCGCGCGCGCGGTCGCGCTGCTGTTCGATTCGGTCCGCGATGCCAATCGCGCGCTCGACGCCGGTGATGCCGCATCGGCCGCGCGATCAGCCGGAGTGGTCCGGGCCGTCGGCAGCGCGATGGGTCTGTTTGCATCGCGGCCGGCCGAATTTCTGGAGCGCTACAATGCGCGCGGGGCGTCCAGGGCGGGCCTCGATGCGGACGCGATCGAGGTGCTGATCGCCGAACGCAACGCCGCACGAAAATCCCGCGACTTCGCGCGCGCCGATGCAGTTCGAAAGGAGCTTCTCGATCAGGGAATCGTGCTCGAGGACGGGGCCGGGGGCACGACCTGGCGGCGAGCTTGA
- the acs gene encoding acetate--CoA ligase: protein MPQNIESQLQESRLFDPPAGFAAKARVRSAQEYEAIRRSASSDPEAYWAQAAKELHWFAPWQSVLEWKPPHAKWFVGATTNLSYNCLDRHLAGPGRTKTAILWEGEPGDSRSLTYEELHAEVSRFAGVLRSLGVESGDRVGIYMPMVPELPIAMLACARIGATHSVVFGGFSADALRDRCNDARTRLIVTADGGYRRGSVLSLKAIVDEAAPQCPTVEHVVVLRRANNEIGWTAGRDLWWHDLMAKAEPVDAVPVDSEHPLFILYTSGTTGKPKGVVHTTGGYMVQAFQTTRLVFDLREDDIYWCTADCGWVTGHTYLAYGPLLCGATAVMYEGVPNHPAPDRIWSIIEKYKVTILYTAPTAIRSFMRAGDEHPAKHDMSSLRLLGSVGEPINPEAWMWYRDTIGGGRCPIVDTWWQTETGGIMVSPVPGAVATKPGSCTIPLPGIDIAVVDADGNECGPNQGGFLIIRKPWPGMLRTVYGDPDRYVQNYWSRFGDKYFAGDGARVDADGYLWVMGRIDDVMNVSGHRIGTMEVESALVGHPAVTEAAVVGRPDELKGEAIAAFVTLHREYPRTKELESELKAWVGKEIGAFAKPDDLRFTDSLPKTRSGKIMRRLLRDIASGRESTGDTTTLEDYGVLAALRENEE, encoded by the coding sequence ATGCCGCAGAACATCGAGTCCCAGCTCCAGGAATCGCGCCTGTTCGATCCGCCGGCCGGGTTTGCCGCCAAGGCGCGAGTCCGCAGCGCACAGGAATACGAGGCGATCCGGCGATCCGCGTCGTCCGATCCGGAGGCGTACTGGGCGCAGGCTGCAAAGGAGCTGCACTGGTTCGCGCCGTGGCAAAGCGTCCTCGAGTGGAAGCCGCCGCACGCAAAATGGTTCGTCGGCGCGACCACCAACCTCAGCTACAACTGCCTCGACCGCCACCTCGCGGGGCCCGGGCGCACCAAGACTGCGATCCTGTGGGAAGGCGAGCCCGGCGACTCGCGTTCGCTGACGTACGAAGAGCTGCATGCGGAGGTCAGCCGTTTTGCCGGCGTGCTGCGTTCGCTCGGCGTCGAGAGCGGCGATCGCGTCGGCATCTACATGCCGATGGTGCCGGAGCTGCCGATCGCGATGCTCGCGTGCGCGCGCATCGGCGCGACGCATTCGGTCGTCTTCGGCGGATTTTCTGCGGACGCGCTGCGCGACCGCTGCAACGATGCCAGGACCAGGCTGATCGTGACGGCCGACGGCGGCTACCGTCGCGGCAGCGTGCTGTCGCTCAAGGCGATCGTGGATGAGGCTGCGCCGCAGTGCCCGACCGTCGAGCACGTGGTCGTGCTGAGGCGTGCAAACAACGAAATCGGCTGGACCGCCGGCCGCGACCTGTGGTGGCACGACCTGATGGCGAAGGCCGAGCCTGTCGATGCAGTGCCGGTCGACTCCGAGCATCCGCTCTTCATCCTGTACACGTCGGGAACCACGGGTAAGCCGAAAGGCGTCGTGCACACGACCGGCGGCTATATGGTCCAGGCCTTTCAGACCACGCGTCTGGTCTTCGACCTGCGCGAGGACGACATCTACTGGTGCACGGCCGATTGCGGCTGGGTAACCGGACACACGTACCTCGCGTACGGGCCGCTTCTGTGCGGCGCGACCGCTGTCATGTACGAAGGCGTTCCGAACCATCCCGCGCCCGATCGCATCTGGTCGATCATCGAGAAGTACAAGGTCACGATTCTGTACACGGCGCCGACCGCGATCCGTTCGTTCATGCGCGCCGGCGACGAGCATCCGGCCAAGCACGACATGTCGAGCCTGCGCCTGCTCGGAAGCGTCGGCGAGCCGATCAATCCGGAAGCGTGGATGTGGTACCGCGACACCATCGGCGGCGGGCGCTGCCCGATCGTCGACACGTGGTGGCAGACCGAAACCGGCGGAATCATGGTCTCGCCGGTGCCGGGCGCCGTCGCGACCAAGCCTGGGTCGTGCACGATTCCGCTTCCCGGCATCGACATCGCGGTCGTCGACGCGGACGGCAACGAGTGCGGCCCGAACCAGGGCGGCTTCCTGATCATACGCAAGCCGTGGCCCGGCATGCTGCGGACCGTCTACGGCGATCCGGACCGCTATGTGCAGAACTACTGGAGCCGCTTCGGCGACAAGTACTTCGCCGGTGACGGCGCGCGCGTGGACGCGGACGGATACCTGTGGGTCATGGGCCGCATCGACGACGTGATGAACGTTTCGGGCCACCGCATCGGTACGATGGAGGTCGAAAGCGCGCTCGTCGGCCATCCCGCGGTTACCGAGGCCGCCGTCGTCGGCCGTCCGGACGAGCTCAAAGGCGAGGCGATCGCCGCGTTCGTGACGCTGCACAGGGAATACCCGCGCACGAAGGAGCTCGAGAGCGAGCTCAAGGCCTGGGTCGGCAAGGAGATCGGCGCGTTCGCCAAGCCCGACGACCTGCGCTTTACCGACAGCCTTCCGAAAACGCGCAGCGGAAAGATCATGCGGCGCCTGCTGCGCGACATCGCATCCGGCCGCGAGAGCACCGGCGACACGACGACCCTCGAAGACTACGGCGTCCTCGCCGCGCTGCGCGAAAACGAAGAATAG
- a CDS encoding ATP-binding cassette domain-containing protein, giving the protein MAAPVSDEARAHLEQTGRTAGAALEPPAARHASVQAGTSGADVALRNVSMSYGRRRVLRDLSCAFPAGAISVVLGGSGSGKSTILKLIGGLIAASSGQIDVGGRNVVGLRESDLYGVRRDLGMMFQNGALLDSKSVFDNLAFPLREHSTLSEQEIADRVHHSLASVGLSDVDDLLPRELSGGMVKRVALARALVGQPKILLVDEPFSGLDPLSTKLIEALLVRINRQHAMTMIVVSHHIPSTMRMADQVVLLLPDGVIAGSPAELSGAADPRVRRFLTEETDDSDAVFASVAEFEQGERRPERHGTQP; this is encoded by the coding sequence ATGGCTGCTCCAGTAAGTGACGAAGCCCGCGCGCACCTCGAACAGACCGGGCGCACGGCGGGCGCGGCATTGGAGCCGCCGGCCGCCAGGCACGCGTCCGTACAGGCGGGTACGTCCGGCGCCGACGTCGCACTCCGCAACGTCTCCATGTCGTATGGCCGCCGGCGTGTGCTGCGTGATCTCTCGTGCGCATTTCCCGCCGGCGCCATCAGCGTCGTGCTCGGCGGCAGCGGCAGCGGCAAGAGCACCATCCTCAAGCTCATCGGCGGACTGATTGCCGCCAGCTCCGGACAGATCGACGTCGGGGGCCGCAACGTGGTCGGCCTGCGCGAATCCGACCTCTACGGCGTCCGCCGCGACCTCGGCATGATGTTCCAGAACGGCGCGCTGCTCGACTCCAAGTCGGTCTTCGACAACCTCGCGTTTCCGCTGCGCGAGCACTCGACCCTGTCCGAGCAGGAGATTGCCGATCGCGTGCACCACAGCCTCGCGTCGGTCGGCCTGTCCGACGTCGACGACCTGCTTCCGCGCGAGCTGTCGGGCGGCATGGTCAAGCGCGTCGCTCTCGCGCGTGCCCTCGTCGGACAGCCGAAGATCCTGCTCGTCGACGAGCCGTTCTCCGGACTCGATCCGCTGTCGACCAAGCTCATCGAGGCGCTGCTCGTGCGCATCAACCGCCAGCACGCAATGACGATGATCGTGGTCTCGCATCACATTCCGTCGACCATGCGCATGGCCGACCAGGTCGTGCTGCTGCTTCCCGACGGCGTGATCGCCGGATCCCCTGCCGAGCTATCCGGCGCGGCCGATCCGCGCGTGCGCCGTTTCCTTACCGAGGAAACCGACGATTCGGACGCAGTCTTCGCGAGCGTCGCCGAGTTCGAGCAGGGCGAGAGAAGGCCCGAGCGCCACGGTACGCAGCCGTGA
- a CDS encoding MlaE family lipid ABC transporter permease subunit: MIARISRIGRSANGVTGELGSIAAFAAHILRVTLRPPLRLREFFDELFKIGVLSILIICISGVAVGMVLSLQGYTTLVRFGAENSLGAVVGLSLIRELGPVLTALLTTGRAGSSVTAEIGTMKATEQLDGLRMMAIDPVDYVVRPKAWAMAVSMPLLTGLFIVSAIGGGYFVGVHLMGIDGGTYMSSMENSVDFENDVAGSLLKAGVFGVLVALISTYRGHTAEPTSSGVSSATTSTVVIGSVSVLIFDYILTALWGV; the protein is encoded by the coding sequence GTGATCGCGCGCATTTCGCGCATCGGCCGCAGCGCCAACGGCGTCACCGGCGAGCTCGGCAGCATCGCCGCGTTCGCCGCGCACATCCTGCGTGTCACGCTTCGCCCGCCGCTCAGGCTGCGCGAGTTCTTCGACGAGCTGTTCAAGATCGGCGTGCTGTCGATCCTGATCATCTGCATCTCGGGCGTCGCCGTCGGCATGGTGCTGAGCCTGCAGGGCTACACGACGCTGGTGCGCTTCGGCGCGGAAAACTCGCTCGGCGCGGTCGTCGGCCTGAGCCTGATCCGCGAGCTTGGTCCCGTGCTGACGGCGCTTCTCACGACCGGACGCGCCGGCTCGTCGGTCACCGCCGAGATCGGCACGATGAAGGCCACCGAGCAGCTCGACGGCCTGCGCATGATGGCCATCGATCCGGTCGACTACGTGGTGCGGCCGAAGGCGTGGGCGATGGCCGTCTCGATGCCGCTTCTGACCGGGCTGTTCATCGTATCTGCGATCGGCGGCGGCTACTTCGTCGGCGTTCACCTGATGGGCATCGACGGCGGCACGTACATGTCGAGCATGGAAAACTCGGTCGACTTCGAAAACGACGTCGCCGGCAGCCTGCTCAAGGCCGGAGTGTTCGGCGTGCTCGTCGCGCTCATCTCGACGTATCGCGGCCACACGGCCGAACCGACGTCTTCCGGTGTGAGCTCGGCTACTACATCCACGGTCGTCATCGGATCGGTGTCGGTGCTGATTTTCGACTACATTCTGACCGCGTTATGGGGGGTCTGA
- the mlaD gene encoding outer membrane lipid asymmetry maintenance protein MlaD — translation MNGSSTRDFVTGLFVLGGFVALAWLSFSVGGLQYKGDGGFPVYALFDQVAGLKPKSPVEIAGVRVGQVKSIGLDDTFRARVDLDLDSSLKLPVDSSAAIVTAGILGDRYIQLTPGAEDETLKPGEQIPYTENALVLERLIGKFLVNVGDKSKDGAAKDAGSGSTP, via the coding sequence ATGAACGGTAGCAGCACCCGCGATTTCGTCACCGGCCTCTTCGTACTCGGCGGGTTCGTCGCACTGGCCTGGCTGTCGTTCTCCGTCGGAGGGCTCCAGTACAAAGGCGACGGCGGCTTTCCGGTCTACGCATTGTTCGATCAGGTGGCCGGCCTCAAGCCGAAGTCGCCGGTGGAGATCGCAGGCGTGCGCGTCGGCCAGGTGAAAAGCATCGGTCTCGACGACACGTTCCGCGCGCGCGTCGATCTCGATCTCGATTCGAGTCTGAAGCTGCCCGTCGACAGCTCCGCCGCGATCGTCACCGCGGGAATTCTCGGCGACCGCTACATCCAGCTCACGCCGGGAGCCGAGGACGAGACGCTCAAGCCCGGAGAACAGATTCCGTACACGGAAAATGCCCTGGTGCTGGAACGGCTGATCGGAAAGTTCCTCGTCAACGTCGGCGACAAATCGAAAGACGGCGCAGCCAAAGACGCCGGCAGCGGGAGCACGCCATGA
- a CDS encoding VacJ family lipoprotein has translation MTHSGSERRIRCTAAAALFLLSAAHGAIAAEHPAASGPSAKQAAPATSHESAPATANDPWMRMNRSIFRFNDALDRYALEPVARGYDFVTPDLVQGWVTNFFHNLWFPVTFTNCVLQAKPHEATQTLARFIINTTAGIGGFGDPATKLHVPAPVEDFGQTLGYWGVKPGPFVMLPLFGPSTVRDTFGRAADSATRVWPFFVSWWVSTPAGVTEVINTRARYADDIEDLRESSVDFYASVRNAYLQRRAALVADRVGKENDQATEQDLYFPEEE, from the coding sequence ATGACACATTCCGGATCGGAACGGCGGATCCGCTGCACGGCTGCGGCCGCGCTCTTTCTGCTCAGCGCGGCGCACGGGGCCATCGCCGCCGAGCATCCCGCCGCGAGCGGACCGAGTGCGAAACAGGCTGCACCGGCGACGTCGCACGAGTCTGCGCCGGCAACCGCAAATGATCCGTGGATGCGGATGAACCGCAGCATCTTCCGATTCAACGATGCGCTCGACCGCTACGCGCTCGAGCCGGTCGCCAGAGGCTACGACTTCGTGACGCCCGATCTCGTGCAGGGCTGGGTCACGAACTTCTTTCACAACCTCTGGTTTCCGGTCACGTTCACCAACTGCGTGCTGCAGGCCAAGCCGCACGAAGCGACGCAGACGCTCGCGCGATTCATCATCAATACGACCGCGGGCATCGGCGGCTTCGGTGATCCGGCGACGAAACTTCACGTGCCCGCACCGGTCGAAGATTTCGGCCAGACGCTCGGCTACTGGGGAGTAAAGCCGGGACCGTTCGTGATGCTGCCGTTGTTCGGACCGTCGACTGTGCGCGACACATTCGGCCGCGCGGCCGACTCGGCCACGAGGGTGTGGCCGTTCTTCGTGAGCTGGTGGGTGTCCACCCCGGCCGGCGTCACCGAGGTCATCAACACGCGCGCGCGCTATGCCGACGACATCGAAGATCTGCGCGAGTCGTCCGTCGACTTCTACGCTTCGGTCCGCAATGCGTACCTGCAGCGGCGTGCGGCGCTGGTCGCCGATCGCGTCGGCAAGGAGAACGACCAGGCCACCGAGCAGGATCTCTATTTTCCGGAGGAGGAGTAA
- a CDS encoding ABC transporter substrate-binding protein, producing the protein MRTFALSLALVVVCAVFGPAAAATEAPEKFVARTSDEVLAILRDKALNHDAKISRLEAMLDERSDFDTISKLVLASHYRQFSDDQKKEFITLLHRYLTTTYGRQIDNYANETVSVTGGRPEARGDYTVQTKIKRTTGADLSVEYRLRKVGEDWRLIDVIGEGISLVSNLRSQFGEILNDGGPDRLIKVLREKNASGTPADLPLSKKS; encoded by the coding sequence ATGAGAACATTCGCCCTTTCCCTCGCGTTGGTCGTCGTATGCGCCGTGTTCGGACCGGCGGCGGCCGCAACCGAGGCCCCGGAGAAATTCGTCGCGCGCACGTCCGACGAGGTCCTCGCGATCCTTCGCGACAAGGCCCTCAACCACGATGCGAAGATCTCCCGCCTCGAGGCGATGCTCGACGAGCGCAGTGACTTCGACACCATTTCGAAGCTGGTGCTCGCGTCGCACTACCGGCAGTTCAGCGACGACCAGAAAAAGGAGTTCATCACGCTCCTGCATCGCTACCTGACGACGACCTACGGGCGCCAGATCGACAACTACGCCAACGAGACCGTCAGTGTCACCGGAGGCCGGCCCGAAGCGCGCGGCGACTACACGGTGCAGACGAAGATCAAGCGCACTACCGGCGCCGATCTTTCGGTTGAATACCGGCTGCGCAAGGTCGGTGAAGACTGGCGGCTGATCGACGTGATCGGAGAAGGCATCAGCCTGGTCTCCAACCTGCGCTCGCAGTTCGGCGAGATCCTGAATGACGGCGGTCCCGACAGGCTGATCAAGGTCCTGCGCGAGAAGAACGCCAGCGGCACGCCGGCCGACCTTCCACTGTCGAAAAAGAGCTGA